A DNA window from Paraburkholderia sp. IMGN_8 contains the following coding sequences:
- a CDS encoding Tat pathway signal protein: MATRRHFLAGIAATAAAASLGSGCSAGSADDDYDEAVRHIWRPDAGVASSIQLMHELVRYATLAPSSHNTQCWKFRIGPRAISILPDLSRRCPTVDPDDHHLFVSLGCATENLRQAAIAHGLNAEVAFDPAASTVQVGLAPTKAQPSPLFDAITTRQCSRTEFDAKQLSTAELTLLERAATGNGVRVLLLTDRKVMENVLEYVLHGNTRQMNDPAFVGELRHWIRFSAAEAVHTGDGLFSRCSGNPSVPPWLGNTLFGLLYRSGSENARYVRHLRSSSGLAVFVSDVSDRKHWLETGRCYERFALQATALGIRNAHLNQPVEVAEVRSQLAHFLNLDGLRPDLVIRFGRGPEMPRSLRRPIKAVLA, from the coding sequence ATGGCAACCAGAAGGCATTTCCTCGCGGGGATCGCGGCGACAGCGGCCGCTGCGTCGCTCGGGAGCGGCTGTAGCGCCGGCAGCGCGGACGACGACTATGATGAGGCTGTGCGCCATATCTGGCGTCCGGACGCTGGCGTCGCAAGCAGCATACAACTGATGCACGAGCTGGTGCGCTACGCAACGCTCGCGCCGTCGAGTCATAACACCCAGTGCTGGAAATTCCGAATTGGGCCGCGTGCCATCTCGATCCTGCCGGACCTGAGCCGGCGTTGCCCGACCGTAGACCCTGACGATCATCATCTGTTTGTCTCGCTGGGCTGTGCGACCGAAAATCTGCGCCAGGCAGCGATCGCGCACGGGTTGAACGCAGAGGTGGCATTCGACCCCGCAGCGAGCACCGTGCAGGTCGGCCTGGCACCCACGAAGGCGCAACCGTCGCCGCTGTTCGATGCGATTACCACGCGACAGTGCTCCCGCACCGAGTTCGACGCGAAACAACTGTCGACGGCGGAGTTGACCTTGCTTGAACGGGCAGCCACTGGAAACGGCGTCCGTGTGCTCCTGCTGACCGACAGGAAAGTGATGGAAAACGTGCTGGAATACGTGCTCCACGGCAACACCCGGCAAATGAACGACCCGGCGTTCGTCGGCGAACTCAGGCACTGGATTCGCTTCAGCGCCGCAGAAGCGGTTCACACCGGCGACGGGTTGTTCTCGCGCTGTTCCGGAAATCCATCGGTTCCGCCATGGCTCGGCAATACGCTCTTTGGCCTGCTATACAGAAGCGGGAGCGAAAATGCCAGATACGTGCGGCACCTCCGCAGTTCGAGCGGGCTTGCGGTGTTCGTCTCCGATGTGAGCGACAGGAAGCATTGGCTGGAGACGGGGCGCTGCTATGAGCGTTTTGCGCTGCAGGCCACCGCGTTGGGCATCCGTAACGCACATTTGAATCAACCCGTCGAGGTCGCCGAGGTCAGATCGCAATTGGCGCACTTCCTGAATCTCGACGGTCTGCGGCCCGACCTCGTAATTCGCTTCGGCCGCGGCCCCGAGATGCCACGCTCACTGCGCCGTCCGATAAAAGCGGTGCTGGCGTGA
- a CDS encoding tyrosine-type recombinase/integrase codes for MPPQPIETLTIPPELDGTEGKNRATNGLAQIAARNDLDAIRAWLARFTDTKTTFDNYRKEAERLLLWSVLQMGKPLSSLTHEDLLVYQHFLADPQPAARWTAGGGRKHPRGDPRWRPFYGPLSSTSQRQAMVILNVMFAWLVQAGYLAGNPLSLSRQRARHAKPRITRYLSPELWLEVKTWIQNMPKETDREREHYARVRWLFTLLYLGGLRITEVGENTMGRFFRRRDANGEDRWWLEVLGKGGKERLVPATSEMMTEFSAYRRERGLPALPSQDEDTPLVLPIGRSLKPLTRAALHRIVKQVFSEAADALRARGETHALRADQLGQASAHGLRHSAGSHMADQQIDLWLVRDNLGHASLTTTSQYLHVENDRRHRETSDKHRIDW; via the coding sequence TTGCCTCCGCAGCCCATCGAGACCCTGACCATTCCGCCTGAGCTGGACGGCACTGAGGGGAAAAATCGCGCGACAAACGGCCTCGCCCAGATCGCCGCCCGCAATGATCTCGACGCGATCCGTGCATGGCTCGCCCGCTTCACCGACACGAAAACGACCTTCGACAACTACCGCAAGGAAGCCGAACGGCTGCTGTTGTGGTCCGTGCTGCAGATGGGCAAACCGCTCTCCTCGCTGACCCACGAGGACCTGCTCGTCTACCAGCACTTCCTCGCTGACCCGCAGCCGGCCGCGCGCTGGACGGCCGGTGGCGGACGCAAGCATCCACGTGGCGATCCGCGCTGGCGCCCCTTCTACGGACCGCTCTCTTCCACCAGCCAACGCCAGGCCATGGTGATTCTCAACGTGATGTTCGCGTGGCTGGTACAGGCGGGGTATCTGGCCGGCAATCCGCTTTCTCTGTCGCGGCAGCGCGCACGGCATGCAAAGCCGCGTATCACGCGCTATCTGTCGCCCGAGCTATGGCTTGAGGTCAAAACCTGGATTCAGAACATGCCGAAAGAAACCGACCGCGAGCGCGAACATTACGCACGCGTGCGCTGGCTCTTCACCCTGCTCTATCTGGGCGGTTTGCGGATCACCGAAGTGGGCGAAAACACGATGGGCCGATTCTTCCGCCGGCGCGACGCGAACGGCGAGGATCGCTGGTGGCTGGAGGTGCTGGGCAAAGGTGGCAAGGAGCGGCTGGTGCCGGCCACTTCAGAAATGATGACGGAGTTCTCGGCGTACCGTCGCGAACGGGGACTGCCGGCACTTCCGTCCCAGGACGAAGACACCCCGCTGGTACTGCCGATCGGGCGGTCGCTCAAGCCGCTGACGCGTGCCGCGCTGCACCGCATCGTCAAGCAGGTTTTCAGCGAGGCAGCCGACGCGCTGCGCGCTCGCGGCGAAACGCATGCGCTACGGGCCGATCAGCTCGGGCAGGCGTCGGCGCACGGGCTGCGACACAGCGCAGGGTCGCATATGGCGGACCAGCAGATCGATCTGTGGCTCGTGCGTGACAATCTCGGGCATGCGTCACTCACGACCACCAGCCAATATCTTCACGTCGAGAACGATCGTCGTCATCGTGAAACCTCTGATAAGCACCGTATCGACTGGTAG
- a CDS encoding MbcA/ParS/Xre antitoxin family protein, which yields MTDLEILSSDVIALGNQLRAASLRALEIITVTDGELAEKLLQTFGNADFAASWLVLSQPHFNGKNPLEVLSGGQRDEVVNVLRRIQYGICA from the coding sequence ATGACTGACTTGGAAATCCTCTCGTCCGACGTCATCGCATTAGGGAACCAGTTGCGAGCAGCCAGCCTGCGAGCGCTCGAAATCATTACTGTGACCGACGGCGAACTAGCTGAAAAACTGCTACAGACGTTCGGAAATGCCGATTTTGCAGCGTCCTGGTTGGTACTCTCCCAACCGCACTTTAATGGGAAAAATCCACTTGAGGTGCTTTCAGGAGGGCAGCGCGATGAGGTTGTCAATGTTTTGCGGAGAATCCAGTACGGAATATGTGCGTAA
- a CDS encoding tetratricopeptide repeat protein, whose amino-acid sequence MSGCGTGPEVTRHALERHYSLRSLQALLGVSRRVLTGLVEAGFVTPARGRRNELRFGFQDAVLLRTAYQLQTARIPSRKILGSLARLRASLPDELPLTGIRITAVGNTIAVRLGPDQWDAESVQLLLDFEVAPLKGDVAFLDGSPRSAKEAHIQAEEWFELGEQLTTTDRQGAEHAYRRVLELLPVAHYGAYTNLGVLLCEEGRSEEALTVFDRALEFFPDDCQLHFNRAVALEELDCADDALNGYGKCLAIEPDYADAHYNLARLKELRGDKQGALRHYNAYRRIQGAC is encoded by the coding sequence ATGTCCGGCTGCGGTACGGGCCCGGAAGTGACGCGCCACGCTTTGGAGCGTCACTACTCTCTGCGCAGTCTCCAGGCCCTGCTTGGTGTATCACGCAGAGTCTTGACCGGCCTGGTCGAAGCCGGCTTTGTGACTCCTGCCCGCGGCCGCCGGAACGAACTGCGCTTCGGCTTTCAGGATGCTGTCCTGCTGCGGACGGCCTATCAGCTCCAGACGGCCAGGATTCCTTCGCGGAAGATATTGGGTTCGTTGGCGCGGCTCAGAGCTTCGCTTCCGGATGAACTGCCGTTGACTGGAATTCGAATCACCGCTGTTGGCAACACAATTGCTGTGCGGTTAGGCCCCGACCAATGGGATGCCGAGTCGGTCCAGCTGCTGCTCGACTTTGAGGTCGCTCCCTTGAAAGGTGACGTGGCGTTTCTGGACGGCTCCCCTCGCAGCGCAAAGGAGGCTCACATCCAGGCCGAGGAGTGGTTTGAGCTCGGTGAGCAACTGACCACCACGGACCGGCAGGGGGCCGAGCATGCTTATCGGAGAGTCCTGGAGTTGCTGCCCGTCGCGCACTATGGCGCTTACACCAACCTGGGCGTTCTCCTGTGTGAAGAGGGACGCTCCGAAGAAGCGCTGACAGTGTTTGACAGGGCCTTGGAATTCTTCCCGGACGATTGCCAACTGCACTTTAACCGCGCCGTTGCGCTGGAAGAGCTGGACTGCGCCGACGATGCGCTGAATGGCTACGGAAAGTGCCTCGCGATTGAGCCAGACTACGCGGATGCACACTACAACCTTGCAAGACTCAAGGAACTTCGAGGGGACAAGCAAGGCGCGCTCCGACACTACAACGCGTATCGCCGTATCCAGGGCGCTTGCTAG
- a CDS encoding amidase codes for MNSEIFYQDATSLAELIRNREVSPVEVVQAHLDRIEVVDPKVNAIVTVADDALRAAKAAEAAVLAGHELGPLHGVPFTVKDSIDTAGVLTRRGSPIFKGRVPDADATSVARMKKAGGILLAKTNLPEFSYWIESDNLLSGRSNNPWDLERTPGGSSGGESAAIAAGMSPLGLGTDLAISVRGPAAQTGIVSLKATHGRVPMTGIWPRAPRRFWHVGPMARSIRDLALAFSQLSGPDGLDAFASSTAQFDAGVGRSPYRHLRVGWMVEPGFGPVDPEVTATVEAAAEALKGVGCFVEPVSIPALERDFALDVFNRLHVMEMKPAFDEATAGHSKDELYKMARTMLALPDTTMKDYIDAEQAAERLRDGYAEYFTKYDALITHVLPIPAHKHGVDTFEINGQTVDATYLQGATVPLNVTGLPGISMRFGTSKEGLPINVQVVGSWHAESTILHLASLLESVSRVRNLHPNI; via the coding sequence ATGAACTCGGAAATCTTTTATCAGGACGCAACGAGCTTGGCAGAACTGATCCGCAATCGCGAAGTTTCGCCAGTCGAGGTCGTCCAGGCGCACCTTGATCGGATCGAAGTCGTTGATCCCAAGGTCAACGCCATTGTCACGGTTGCAGACGATGCGCTCAGGGCCGCGAAGGCTGCGGAAGCTGCCGTACTGGCAGGTCATGAACTTGGGCCCCTGCACGGCGTGCCCTTCACCGTCAAAGACTCGATCGACACCGCAGGTGTGCTGACCCGGCGCGGCTCGCCGATCTTCAAGGGACGCGTTCCTGACGCCGACGCAACCAGCGTCGCACGAATGAAGAAGGCAGGCGGCATCCTGCTCGCGAAAACGAATCTTCCCGAGTTCTCGTACTGGATTGAAAGCGACAACCTGCTCAGCGGTCGTTCGAACAATCCGTGGGACCTTGAGCGCACACCGGGTGGTTCGAGCGGAGGCGAATCAGCGGCCATCGCAGCAGGTATGTCGCCGCTCGGGCTCGGCACCGACCTCGCCATCTCCGTGCGTGGACCCGCCGCGCAGACCGGGATCGTTTCGCTCAAGGCTACGCACGGGCGCGTTCCGATGACAGGAATCTGGCCGCGCGCCCCGCGCCGCTTCTGGCATGTTGGCCCTATGGCTCGCAGCATCCGCGACCTCGCACTTGCATTCTCGCAACTGTCCGGGCCGGACGGGCTGGACGCTTTCGCGAGCAGCACCGCGCAGTTTGATGCTGGCGTCGGCCGTTCGCCGTATCGCCATTTGCGGGTAGGCTGGATGGTGGAACCTGGGTTCGGACCGGTCGATCCCGAGGTTACCGCCACCGTTGAAGCGGCGGCGGAAGCGCTGAAGGGCGTCGGATGTTTTGTGGAGCCGGTAAGTATTCCTGCGCTCGAGCGTGACTTCGCTCTCGATGTGTTCAACCGCCTGCACGTGATGGAAATGAAACCGGCATTCGACGAAGCCACGGCAGGGCACAGCAAGGACGAGCTCTACAAAATGGCCAGGACGATGCTCGCCCTGCCCGATACCACCATGAAGGACTATATCGACGCTGAACAGGCCGCAGAGCGGCTGCGTGACGGATACGCCGAATACTTCACGAAGTACGACGCGTTGATTACTCATGTGCTGCCGATTCCAGCCCACAAACATGGCGTGGACACATTCGAAATCAACGGCCAGACCGTGGACGCCACCTATCTCCAGGGCGCGACCGTACCGCTTAACGTTACCGGCTTGCCCGGCATCTCAATGCGGTTCGGTACGAGTAAGGAGGGACTGCCGATCAACGTTCAGGTCGTTGGCAGCTGGCACGCGGAGTCAACCATCCTCCATCTCGCATCACTGCTTGAATCGGTCAGCCGGGTTCGCAACCTGCACCCGAACATCTGA
- a CDS encoding TetR/AcrR family transcriptional regulator — translation MAQAHGYGGLNIRDVAQDVGIKAASIYHHFASKADLAAAVARRYWEDSAAALETLSGESADPLVSLRRYPETFRKSLESDNRMCLSSFMAAEYDDLPEVVKKEVQAFADVNVAWLGKLLLAAGVVAAEEADGRARAIYAAVAGAQLMARGRADIVLFDALINSYRSAGLLPA, via the coding sequence ATGGCGCAGGCGCATGGCTACGGCGGGCTGAACATTCGTGACGTCGCGCAAGACGTCGGGATCAAGGCGGCAAGCATTTACCATCACTTCGCCAGCAAGGCCGATCTCGCCGCTGCAGTCGCGAGACGGTATTGGGAGGACTCGGCCGCGGCCTTGGAGACGCTGTCGGGCGAATCAGCTGATCCGCTGGTTAGCCTACGTCGATATCCGGAGACCTTTCGCAAGTCGCTCGAGAGCGACAACCGCATGTGCCTGAGCAGCTTCATGGCAGCCGAGTACGACGACTTGCCCGAAGTCGTGAAGAAAGAGGTTCAGGCTTTCGCGGACGTCAACGTGGCGTGGCTTGGCAAGCTTCTTCTGGCTGCGGGCGTCGTCGCTGCCGAAGAGGCCGACGGGCGCGCTCGCGCCATCTACGCGGCGGTCGCCGGCGCACAGCTCATGGCGCGCGGCCGTGCGGACATTGTGCTCTTTGACGCGTTGATCAACAGTTATAGGTCGGCCGGGCTGTTGCCAGCGTGA